Proteins encoded together in one Astyanax mexicanus isolate ESR-SI-001 chromosome 10, AstMex3_surface, whole genome shotgun sequence window:
- the tmem265 gene encoding transmembrane protein 121, with amino-acid sequence MLPSPQVCVSTLVTVSTMAVVDLYLLEQSMLGPRGGGRPAVWPCVAVALGDLCFLLALRFVSAGVVQEARSPRRGFANALWFLFLSLLQLKLFFVCQNYRQERRPPDPLARKTLTLLLSVCLPSLFLILTGADHMTPLRRKQEVRSRLLWVVVDLLDVLDLQAGLWEAQSSVGVPLWVDGIVFFYCYVLLLLLPCVSLTELGAAALPGLRGPRREAVYPWLSLITINIFTLALRGVGMLWYRDPRVSTVFLGKNLLALAVKLSSAWERHRQGEGRGQGAGTDAAAASSQSVGAAVEQGEEQGQGRTSPVPQSSRYHSLSRTHGHGHTLSHVSLNAAETSLGPAYISHEL; translated from the coding sequence ATGTTGCCCTCGCCCCAGGTGTGCGTGTCTACCCTGGTGACTGTGAGCACAATGGCAGTGGTTGACCTCTACCTGCTGGAGCAGAGCATGCTGGGGCCTCGGGGTGGCGGGAGGCCAGCGGTGTGGCCGTGTGTTGCGGTCGCTTTGGGAGACCTGTGCTTCTTGCTGGCGCTGCGCTTCGTGTCGGCTGGCGTGGTCCAGGAGGCGCGGTCGCCTCGCCGTGGCTTTGCCAACGCTCTCTGGTTCCTATTCCTGTCCTTGCTACAGCTGAAGCTCTTCTTCGTGTGCCAGAACTACAGGCAGGAACGGCGTCCCCCTGATCCGCTGGCTCGTAAGACCCTCACGCTGCTGCTTTCTGTATGCCTGCCCTCGCTGTTCCTTATCTTGACTGGTGCGGACCACATGACTCCATTGCGCAGGAAGCAGGAGGTGAGGAGTCGGCTGCTGTGGGTGGTGGTGGACCTGCTGGACGTTCTGGATCTACAGGCCGGGCTGTGGGAGGCTCAGAGCAGTGTGGGAGTTCCTCTATGGGTGGACGGCATCGTGTTCTTTTACTGTTAcgtgctgctgctcctgctgccctGCGTTTCGCTCACAGAGCTGGGGGCGGCGGCATTGCCAGGCCTGAGGGGACCTAGGAGGGAGGCTGTCTATCCCTGGCTCAGTCTTATCACCATTAATATCTTCACCCTGGCCCTCAGGGGGGTGGGAATGCTGTGGTACAGGGACCCAAGGGTGTCCACAGTGTTCCTTGGGAAGAACCTGCTGGCTCTGGCCGTGAAGCTCAGTTCTGCCTGGGAGAGACACAGGCAGGGGGAGGGAAGGGGGCAGGGTGCAGGAACAGACGCAGCAGCAGCGAGTAGCCAGAGTGTGGGAGCAGCTGTGGAGCAAGGAGAAGAACAAGGACAAGGGCGAACATCTCCGGTACCGCAGTCATCACGGTACCACTCGCTCTCACGCACTCACGGACACGGACACACTCTCTCACATGTGAGTCTGAACGCTGCCGAGACTTCCCTGGGACCCGCCTACATTTCCCACGAGCTCTAG